From Streptomyces durmitorensis, a single genomic window includes:
- a CDS encoding DUF4232 domain-containing protein, whose product MRTTRIRTTVLAATTAALALTLTACGGSDGSGGSASKAGSGRSVATADGAKGSEKASGTTVTTETGGGGEQGTTGSGAGKAAPARAAAAQPCTGDEISYAVLHRFPAQEGEHLLITATNADSKPCWVTSYPSVMLGDTSDVLPHAAKDAPGGTARITVKPGGKVYSAVALFTDSDRTHTATELSVALRDQTGDTGPGAGTGAFDGKGAPSEFTWSDAEVTNWNTTKPYDF is encoded by the coding sequence ATGCGTACGACCCGGATCCGCACCACCGTCCTCGCCGCCACCACCGCCGCGCTCGCCCTGACCCTGACCGCCTGTGGCGGCTCGGACGGCTCCGGCGGCAGCGCGTCGAAGGCCGGTTCGGGCCGGAGCGTCGCCACGGCCGACGGCGCGAAGGGCTCCGAGAAGGCGTCCGGGACGACGGTCACGACGGAGACGGGCGGCGGCGGCGAGCAGGGCACGACAGGCTCCGGTGCGGGCAAGGCCGCCCCCGCACGCGCCGCCGCGGCCCAGCCGTGCACGGGCGACGAGATCTCGTACGCCGTGCTGCACCGCTTCCCCGCACAGGAGGGCGAGCACCTCCTGATCACCGCGACGAACGCCGACTCCAAGCCCTGCTGGGTCACTTCCTACCCGTCCGTGATGCTCGGCGACACCTCGGACGTCCTGCCCCACGCGGCCAAGGACGCCCCGGGCGGCACCGCCCGGATCACGGTCAAGCCCGGCGGCAAGGTCTACTCCGCCGTGGCCCTGTTCACCGACAGCGACAGGACCCACACCGCGACGGAGCTCTCCGTCGCCCTGCGCGACCAGACCGGCGACACCGGCCCGGGCGCGGGGACGGGCGCCTTCGACGGCAAGGGCGCGCCGTCGGAGTTCACCTGGTCCGACGCCGAGGTCACCAACTGGAACACCACGAAGCCCTACGACTTCTGA
- a CDS encoding M4 family metallopeptidase codes for MLRSTSHRPASHRRATAAGALTAVAALVAVAFQTGPASADDPGISKAKAPAAAKIGKADPGSLPVKLSPAQRAALLKDANATKADTAKDLGLGAKEKLVVRDVIKDVDGTTHTRYERTYDGLPVLGGDMVVDEAKSGKTEGVTKAAKAELKGVDTSADVKASAAEKQALGAAKAEGSKKTDADRAPRKVVWMAKGEPTLAYETVVGGLQHDGTPNELHVITDAATGKKIFQWQGIENGTGNTQYSGQVTLGSAQSGSSYNLTDTARGNHKTYNLNRATSGTGTLFSGPDDVWGNGQPSNLETAGADAHYGAALTWDYYKNVHGRSGIRGDGVGASSRVHYGNNYVNAFWSDSCFCMTYGDGAGNAKPLTSIDVAAHEMTHGVTAATGNMTYSGESGGLNEATSDIFAAAVEFHANNAQDVGDYNVGEKIDIRGNGTPLRYMDKPSKDGSSKDSWYSGIGSIDVHYSSGVANHFYYMLSEGSGAKVINGVSYDSPTSDGLPVTGIGRDKASLIWFKALTTKFTTTTNYAAARTGTLAAAGELYGTTSPEYNAVAHAWAAVNVGARPGGGGGTDFENTTDVAIPDRGAAVTSSVNVTGRTGNAPAALKVGVDIVHTWRGDLVVDLVAPDGSTYRLKNSSANDSADNIVETYTVNASSEVANGTWKLKVQDVAAQDVGRINSWKLTFP; via the coding sequence GTGTTGAGAAGCACCTCTCACAGACCTGCCTCCCACAGACGCGCCACCGCCGCGGGCGCCCTGACCGCCGTCGCCGCCCTTGTCGCGGTGGCCTTCCAGACGGGCCCGGCATCGGCCGACGACCCCGGGATATCCAAGGCCAAGGCCCCGGCCGCGGCCAAGATAGGCAAGGCCGACCCCGGTTCCCTGCCCGTGAAGCTCTCCCCCGCCCAGCGTGCCGCGCTCCTCAAGGACGCCAACGCCACCAAGGCGGACACGGCCAAGGACCTCGGGCTCGGCGCCAAGGAGAAGCTCGTCGTACGTGACGTCATCAAGGACGTCGACGGCACGACGCACACCCGCTACGAGCGCACCTACGACGGCCTGCCCGTCCTCGGCGGCGACATGGTCGTCGACGAGGCGAAGTCCGGGAAGACCGAGGGCGTCACCAAGGCCGCGAAGGCCGAGCTCAAGGGCGTCGACACCAGCGCCGACGTGAAGGCGTCGGCCGCCGAGAAGCAGGCGCTCGGCGCGGCGAAGGCCGAGGGCTCGAAGAAGACCGACGCGGACCGCGCACCGCGCAAGGTCGTCTGGATGGCCAAGGGCGAGCCGACGCTCGCGTACGAGACGGTGGTCGGCGGGCTGCAGCACGACGGCACCCCGAACGAGCTGCACGTCATCACGGACGCGGCCACCGGCAAGAAGATCTTCCAGTGGCAGGGCATCGAGAACGGCACGGGCAACACCCAGTACAGCGGTCAAGTCACCCTGGGATCGGCCCAGTCGGGGTCCAGCTACAACCTGACGGACACCGCTCGCGGCAACCACAAGACGTACAACCTCAACCGCGCCACGTCCGGCACCGGCACGCTCTTCTCGGGCCCGGACGACGTGTGGGGCAACGGCCAGCCCTCCAACCTGGAGACCGCGGGCGCGGACGCCCACTACGGGGCCGCGCTGACCTGGGACTACTACAAGAACGTGCACGGCCGTTCCGGTATCCGGGGTGACGGCGTCGGCGCGTCGTCACGCGTCCACTACGGCAACAACTACGTCAACGCGTTCTGGTCCGACAGCTGCTTCTGCATGACGTACGGCGACGGCGCGGGCAACGCCAAGCCGCTGACGTCCATCGACGTGGCGGCCCACGAGATGACGCACGGCGTCACCGCGGCCACCGGCAACATGACGTACAGCGGCGAGTCCGGTGGCCTGAACGAGGCCACCTCCGACATCTTCGCGGCGGCCGTGGAGTTCCACGCCAACAACGCGCAGGACGTCGGCGACTACAACGTCGGCGAGAAGATCGACATCCGGGGCAACGGCACCCCGCTGCGCTACATGGACAAGCCCAGCAAGGACGGCTCGTCCAAGGACTCCTGGTACTCGGGCATCGGCAGCATCGACGTCCACTACTCGTCCGGCGTCGCCAACCACTTCTACTACATGCTGAGCGAGGGCAGCGGCGCCAAGGTGATCAACGGCGTCTCGTACGACTCCCCGACCTCGGACGGTCTGCCGGTGACCGGAATTGGTCGTGACAAGGCGTCGCTCATCTGGTTCAAGGCGCTGACGACGAAGTTCACCACGACCACCAACTACGCGGCGGCCCGCACCGGGACCCTCGCGGCGGCCGGTGAGCTGTACGGCACCACGAGCCCCGAGTACAACGCGGTGGCCCACGCCTGGGCAGCGGTCAACGTCGGCGCGCGGCCCGGTGGCGGCGGCGGCACGGACTTCGAGAACACCACCGACGTGGCCATCCCGGACCGGGGCGCGGCCGTCACCTCGTCGGTCAACGTCACCGGACGCACGGGCAACGCGCCCGCCGCGCTGAAGGTCGGCGTCGACATCGTGCACACCTGGCGCGGCGACCTGGTCGTCGACCTGGTGGCCCCGGACGGCTCGACGTACCGCCTGAAGAACTCGAGCGCGAACGACTCGGCGGACAACATCGTCGAGACGTACACGGTCAACGCCTCGTCCGAGGTGGCCAACGGCACCTGGAAGCTGAAGGTCCAGGACGTGGCCGCGCAGGACGTCGGCCGCATCAACAGCTGGAAGCTGACCTTCCCGTAA